The BD1-7 clade bacterium genomic interval CGTCGTTATTTGCCTGCTTCTGCGCCAATGGGTGATTGGCCGCAGCAAAGATTCGTAATTCATCATGGCGCCAGACGGTGCGCTCAATTTGGGGTATGTCACACAGCCCTTCAATCAACCCCATGTCCAGCCGCAGGTGAGATACATCGGCAATGATTTGCTGCGTATTACCCACCTTGAGATCAATATCGATATCCGGATAATCCAACAAAAATTGCGCAATAATTGATGGCGCAAGATAATTACCAATTGTGCTGGAGGCACCAATACGCAGTTGTCCGGCTAATGCATCCGACGTTGCCATGCGCTCGATTTCCTCGGCCAGCTGCAACAATTGCAGCACTTTGGGCAATAAATTATGACCCACCGGGTTTAACTTAATTCGTTTACCATGACGGTGAAACAGCGGTGTATTTAACTGTGATTCAAACTCTTTCAACGCCATGCTCATGGCGGATTGGGTCAGCGCAATGCTGTCGGCAGCCTGCGTCATATTTTCAGACTGAGCAACAGCGGCAAAGACCCGGAGTTGTTTTAAGGTTATTCGCATAGCGAGTTCCGATTATTTATGACCTCTAGCATCATTTCTTCCAATTACACGGTGGGCACGCCGATCATTTTGCTTCCAAGTACGTTCCATCGAGAGATACAACAACGAGGCTGTCCAGGTGATCATCATCAAACCCACTAAGGTTTCGATACCGGCAGTAAAGCGAATCCAGCCCTCGGGCTCAATATCCCCATACCCCAGCGAGGAATAGGTCGTCATGGAGAAGTATACCGCATCGGAAAAACTACCGTCATAGTCACCGGCCAGTGTTCCGAGCTCAGGGTTGTCGATCATGAAATAGATGCCTGCAGCAAACAAGAAAATCTGCATCAAGTGCGCCGATAGCCCAGAAAACACGTGCAATAACAAATGCAATTCCCGCATAACCCCCATGCGTTCAATACGACTGGCCACCAGCGACATAAACGTAAAGTGAATCAAGATACAGGCAATGACCAGAACAATATTAATGCCTAGTGTCATTAACATGGCGGAAAAATCCTCTGAGTAATGTGATGTCATTGATCAATGTTCTTCTTATCTTCACGACGGGACAGACGCCGCTATCTTTTGCAGTTATGACCCAACTGTAAAGCACTATGNCAAAATTATTGGCAACACGCGTAAAACCCACACTAACGCCTTGCCTTATATCAATGAAACCGCAAAGAGTTTTCATTTTTATTGATTACTGTATACTGAGCAACATTCAATCGAACGATCGATCGACAAATTAAATATTATTAACTCCGCCATCCGGTTACAGCACAAAAGCTCGCTGGGCGACCAGTGTTCTTTTTTGTCTATCCGTCAGCGAAAAACAATAATTATATAAGTAATCAAAGTAGTGCAACACTGCAGGAGAACGTTATGGGTGCAGACCAGTCGCCAAACCTCGACTACAAAGAACAAGAAGATTGCCACGACCTGGATCACATCCCAGGCGAATACGGTGCAATCCCTTATTTGGGTAAAACCATTGAGCTTGTTAACGACCTCTACGGTTTCATCGATAAGACTTACCATAAATTCGGTGAAGTCTCGAAAATCAAAATCGGTGGCCAACCGGGTCTGTTAGTTGTCGGCGCTGAAAACTACAAAACGATCTATCTGGATCGTAACAAAGCGTTTTCGGCTCAAATGGGCTATGAAAAGTCACTGGCGAACTTCTACCGTAAAGCACTGTTATTACGTGACTTTGACGATCACAAGTTCCAACGC includes:
- the cysL_1 gene encoding HTH-type transcriptional regulator CysL — protein: MRITLKQLRVFAAVAQSENMTQAADSIALTQSAMSMALKEFESQLNTPLFHRHGKRIKLNPVGHNLLPKVLQLLQLAEEIERMATSDALAGQLRIGASSTIGNYLAPSIIAQFLLDYPDIDIDLKVGNTQQIIADVSHLRLDMGLIEGLCDIPQIERTVWRHDELRIFAAANHPLAQKQANNDEITAADLAACRWILRETGSGTREIFTNATHRYLNTSERLLELGNSEAIKQAVKTGFGISCLSELAIASELRHGELVALDVSGLKDLDLHRQLFIIKNRSQVMSRLEQTFEHKLLEHGNLDESA